In one window of Azoarcus olearius DNA:
- a CDS encoding DUF4124 domain-containing protein, with protein sequence MPRALVLSALVVALSSALPVLGEIYSWRDKDGKVHYSDQAPPSGDVKVLRGGVQRPRSAAPTPAEEDGASAAANGATQSGANGEAKPAAEAKSAENRPKTAAEQEQAFRQRRAEAAEAQAKAEKENAVKADRERLCQEARNQLAALQSGQRMVRYGKDGERVVLDDAMRAEEAARTQRHVDEACR encoded by the coding sequence ATGCCCCGTGCCCTCGTTCTCAGCGCGCTTGTCGTGGCGCTCTCGTCCGCCCTCCCCGTCCTCGGCGAGATCTACAGCTGGCGCGACAAGGACGGCAAGGTCCACTATTCCGACCAGGCGCCGCCGAGCGGCGACGTGAAGGTGTTGCGCGGCGGCGTCCAGCGGCCCCGTAGCGCAGCGCCGACGCCAGCGGAGGAAGACGGAGCGTCCGCCGCCGCAAACGGCGCCACGCAGTCCGGTGCCAATGGCGAAGCCAAGCCCGCTGCGGAGGCGAAGTCGGCTGAAAACCGCCCCAAGACCGCCGCCGAGCAGGAACAGGCTTTCCGCCAGCGCCGTGCCGAAGCGGCCGAGGCGCAGGCCAAGGCTGAAAAGGAGAACGCGGTCAAGGCGGACCGCGAGCGCCTGTGCCAGGAAGCGCGCAACCAGTTGGCGGCGCTACAGTCCGGCCAGCGCATGGTGCGCTATGGCAAGGACGGTGAGCGCGTGGTGCTCGACGACGCAATGCGCGCGGAGGAAGCCGCACGCACGCAACGCCACGTGGACGAAGCCTGCCGCTGA
- a CDS encoding NnrU family protein: MFAHTVLVLGLLLFLGPHSLRIFADDWRHRRVAALGEKRWKGIYAAVAAVGLVLVVWGYGLTRDVPVAIWSAPVWTRHLAAVLTLPAFVLLVAAYLPGSHIKATLRHPMLAGTALWAFAHLLANGTLADLLLFGGFLAWSATDFVSARRREPASGITRPALKVDATAVLLGIVAWAIFARFLHGPLIGVPPFV, translated from the coding sequence ATGTTCGCGCACACTGTCCTCGTCCTCGGGCTGCTGCTTTTCCTCGGCCCCCATTCCCTCCGCATCTTTGCCGATGACTGGCGGCACCGGCGCGTCGCCGCGCTTGGGGAAAAACGCTGGAAAGGCATCTACGCCGCGGTCGCCGCGGTCGGCCTGGTGCTCGTCGTGTGGGGTTACGGGCTCACTCGCGACGTGCCAGTAGCGATCTGGAGCGCGCCGGTCTGGACCCGCCATCTGGCCGCCGTCCTGACGCTGCCCGCCTTTGTGCTGCTGGTGGCGGCCTACCTGCCCGGCTCGCATATCAAGGCCACCCTCCGTCACCCGATGCTGGCCGGCACGGCGCTGTGGGCCTTTGCCCACCTGCTCGCCAACGGCACGTTGGCCGATCTGCTGCTGTTCGGCGGCTTTCTGGCGTGGTCCGCGACCGACTTTGTCTCCGCCCGCCGGCGTGAGCCCGCGAGCGGCATCACGCGGCCGGCCCTGAAAGTGGATGCGACCGCAGTGTTGCTCGGCATCGTCGCCTGGGCGATTTTCGCGCGCTTCCTGCACGGCCCCCTGATCGGCGTGCCGCCCTTCGTCTGA
- a CDS encoding NAD(P)H-dependent oxidoreductase gives MNVLIVYAHPEPQSLNGSLKDFSVHRLQQGGHSVQVSDLYAMRWKPALDASDNTAGAAPARFEASEDSRRAFERGTQSADIAGEQDKLRWADAVILQFPLWWFSMPAILKGWVDRVYACGFAYGVGEHSDVRWGQRYGEGTLAGKRAMLVVTTGGWASHYGPRGINGPIDDLLFPIQHGVLFYPGFDVLPPHVIHRTGKIDDAAFERVCEALGRRLDTLATTAPIPFRRQNGGDYRIPELTLQPELAPGASGFGIHLSSAEAGVPAV, from the coding sequence ATGAATGTTCTGATCGTCTATGCCCACCCTGAACCGCAATCCCTGAACGGTTCACTGAAGGATTTTTCTGTTCACCGCCTCCAGCAGGGCGGTCACTCAGTCCAGGTCTCGGACCTCTATGCCATGCGATGGAAGCCGGCACTGGATGCGAGCGACAACACGGCGGGTGCCGCCCCTGCGCGCTTCGAGGCGTCCGAGGATTCAAGGCGGGCGTTCGAACGCGGCACGCAGAGCGCCGATATCGCGGGCGAGCAGGACAAGCTGCGTTGGGCCGATGCCGTCATCCTGCAATTTCCGCTGTGGTGGTTCTCGATGCCCGCGATTCTCAAGGGCTGGGTCGACCGTGTGTACGCCTGCGGTTTTGCCTATGGCGTCGGTGAGCATTCCGACGTCCGCTGGGGACAACGCTATGGCGAAGGCACGCTGGCGGGAAAGCGGGCGATGCTGGTGGTGACGACCGGCGGCTGGGCATCGCACTACGGACCGCGGGGCATCAACGGGCCGATCGACGATCTGCTGTTCCCTATCCAGCACGGCGTGCTGTTCTATCCCGGTTTCGATGTGCTGCCGCCGCATGTGATCCATCGCACCGGCAAGATCGATGACGCGGCATTCGAACGCGTTTGCGAGGCGCTCGGCCGCCGACTCGATACCTTGGCGACGACTGCGCCGATTCCGTTCCGTCGCCAGAACGGCGGCGACTACCGCATTCCGGAGCTAACGCTACAGCCAGAACTCGCGCCAGGCGCTTCGGGCTTCGGCATCCACCTGTCGTCCGCAGAGGCAGGCGTGCCGGCCGTGTAG
- the guaA gene encoding glutamine-hydrolyzing GMP synthase, which translates to MSHQKILILDFGSQVSQLIARRVREQHVYCELHPYDVSEAFIRDFKPQGIILSGGPNSVYEAVDWRAPQVVFELGVPVLGICYGMQTMAEQLGGKVESSAKREFGYAELRARGHSKLFQGIEDRTNAEGYGLLDVWMSHGDKVTELPAGFKVIGSNESCPVAAMADEERGFYGVQFHPEVTHTIKGKEMLARFVHEICGCGNDWNMPDYISEAVEKIRAQVGDEEVILGLSGGVDSSVAAALIHRAIGDQLTCVFVDNGLLRLNEGAQVMETFNRSLGVKVIHVDATEQFMGHLKGVSDPEQKRKIIGREFVEVFQAEAAKLPKARWLAQGTIYPDVIESAGAKTGKAHAIKSHHNVGGLPETLNLKLLEPLRDLFKDEVRELGVALGLPHDMVYRHPFPGPGLGVRILGEVKKEFADLLRRADAIFIDELRAADWYDKTSQAFAVFLPVKSVGVMGDGRTYEYVVALRAVQTQDFMTAHWAELPHSLLGKVSNRIINEVRGINRVVYDISGKPPATIEWE; encoded by the coding sequence ATGTCCCACCAGAAAATCCTCATTCTCGATTTCGGCTCCCAGGTTTCGCAGCTGATTGCACGGCGCGTGCGCGAACAACACGTGTATTGCGAACTGCACCCCTACGACGTGTCCGAAGCCTTCATCCGGGACTTCAAGCCGCAGGGCATCATCCTTTCCGGCGGTCCGAATTCGGTGTACGAGGCGGTGGACTGGCGTGCGCCGCAGGTGGTCTTCGAACTCGGCGTGCCGGTGCTCGGTATCTGCTACGGCATGCAGACCATGGCCGAGCAACTCGGCGGCAAGGTCGAAAGCTCCGCCAAGCGCGAGTTTGGCTACGCAGAACTGCGCGCCCGCGGCCATTCCAAGCTGTTCCAGGGCATCGAGGACCGGACCAACGCCGAAGGCTACGGCCTGCTCGACGTGTGGATGAGCCACGGCGACAAGGTCACTGAGCTGCCCGCAGGCTTCAAGGTGATCGGCAGCAACGAATCCTGCCCGGTGGCGGCGATGGCGGACGAGGAGCGCGGCTTCTACGGCGTGCAGTTCCACCCGGAAGTCACTCACACGATCAAGGGCAAGGAAATGCTCGCCCGCTTCGTGCACGAGATCTGCGGCTGCGGCAATGACTGGAACATGCCGGACTACATCTCGGAAGCGGTCGAGAAGATCCGCGCCCAGGTCGGCGATGAGGAAGTCATCCTCGGCCTGTCGGGCGGGGTCGACTCCTCGGTGGCGGCGGCGCTGATCCACCGTGCCATTGGCGACCAGCTCACCTGCGTGTTCGTCGACAACGGCTTGCTGCGCCTCAACGAAGGCGCGCAGGTGATGGAGACCTTCAACCGCTCGCTCGGCGTCAAGGTCATCCACGTCGATGCCACCGAGCAGTTCATGGGCCATCTGAAGGGCGTTTCGGACCCCGAGCAGAAACGCAAGATCATCGGCCGCGAATTCGTCGAGGTGTTCCAGGCCGAAGCGGCCAAGCTGCCCAAGGCGCGCTGGCTGGCGCAGGGCACGATCTACCCGGACGTGATCGAGTCCGCTGGCGCCAAGACCGGCAAGGCGCACGCGATCAAGAGCCACCACAACGTCGGCGGCCTCCCCGAAACGCTCAACCTCAAGCTGCTGGAGCCGCTGCGCGACCTCTTCAAGGACGAAGTGCGCGAACTCGGCGTCGCCCTCGGTCTGCCGCACGACATGGTCTATCGCCATCCCTTCCCCGGCCCCGGCCTGGGCGTGCGCATCCTCGGCGAGGTCAAGAAGGAATTCGCCGACCTGCTGCGTCGCGCCGATGCGATCTTCATTGACGAACTGCGCGCCGCGGACTGGTACGACAAGACCAGTCAGGCTTTTGCGGTCTTCCTGCCGGTAAAGAGCGTGGGCGTGATGGGCGACGGCCGCACCTACGAATACGTGGTGGCGCTGCGCGCCGTGCAGACCCAGGACTTCATGACGGCGCACTGGGCGGAGCTGCCCCACAGCCTGCTGGGCAAGGTGAGTAACCGCATCATCAACGAAGTCCGCGGCATCAACCGGGTGGTGTACGACATCTCGGGCAAACCGCCAGCGACGATCGAGTGGGAGTGA
- a CDS encoding protein adenylyltransferase SelO, protein MRPLVFDNRFVRELPADPETGPHTRQVAGASYSRVNPTPVAAPHLVAHSAEVAALLGWDETDIASPEFAEVFGGNRLLDGMEPYAACYGGHQFGNWAGQLGDGRAITLGEVLNGQGERWELQLKGAGPTPYSRRADGRAVLRSSIREFLCSEAMHHLGVPTTRALSLVGTGEKVVRDMFYDGNPQAEPGAIVCRVAPSFIRFGNFELLAARGDLDLLNRLIDFTIARDFPGIEGSARDKRARWFETVCARTATMVAHWMRVGFVHGVMNTDNMSILGLTIDYGPYGWVDNFDPGWTPNTTDAGGRRYRFGHQPRIANWNLLQLANALFPAFGSTEALQAGLNTYAEVYDRESRAMTAAKLGLAALADADLPMVDALHGWMKRAEVDMTLFFRALAEVDLLKPDPALFLDAFYDDAKRLETADEFSGWLRLYADRCRQEGLDAAQRRARMNAANPRYVMRNYLAQQAIDAAEQGDYGPVRSLLDVMRRPYDEQPERAAYAQRRPDWARERAGCSMLSCSS, encoded by the coding sequence ATGAGACCACTCGTTTTCGACAATCGCTTCGTGCGCGAACTGCCCGCGGATCCGGAGACCGGGCCGCATACCCGGCAGGTTGCGGGCGCCAGCTATTCGCGCGTGAATCCCACCCCGGTGGCCGCGCCGCATCTCGTGGCCCATTCCGCAGAGGTTGCGGCGCTGCTCGGCTGGGACGAAACCGACATTGCCAGCCCGGAATTCGCCGAGGTGTTCGGCGGCAATCGTCTGCTCGACGGCATGGAGCCGTACGCGGCCTGCTACGGCGGGCATCAGTTCGGCAACTGGGCCGGGCAACTGGGCGACGGTCGCGCAATCACCTTGGGTGAGGTGCTCAACGGGCAGGGCGAGCGTTGGGAACTGCAACTGAAAGGCGCTGGGCCAACCCCTTATTCCCGGCGCGCCGACGGGCGTGCGGTGCTGCGGTCCTCGATCCGGGAATTCCTCTGCAGCGAAGCGATGCATCACCTGGGGGTGCCGACCACGCGCGCCTTGAGCCTGGTCGGCACCGGCGAAAAGGTCGTGCGCGACATGTTCTACGACGGCAACCCGCAGGCCGAACCCGGGGCCATCGTCTGCAGGGTGGCGCCATCCTTCATCCGCTTTGGCAACTTCGAACTGCTGGCGGCGCGGGGCGATCTCGACCTGCTCAACCGCCTGATCGACTTCACCATCGCGCGCGACTTCCCCGGGATCGAGGGCAGTGCGCGCGACAAGCGGGCGCGCTGGTTCGAGACGGTATGTGCGCGTACCGCCACGATGGTGGCGCACTGGATGCGGGTCGGTTTCGTCCATGGGGTGATGAACACCGACAACATGTCTATCCTCGGACTCACGATCGACTACGGCCCTTACGGCTGGGTCGACAACTTCGATCCTGGCTGGACGCCCAACACCACCGACGCCGGCGGCCGGCGCTACCGGTTTGGCCACCAGCCGAGGATCGCCAACTGGAATCTGCTCCAGTTGGCGAACGCCCTGTTTCCCGCCTTTGGCAGCACGGAGGCGCTACAGGCGGGGCTGAACACCTACGCGGAGGTCTATGACCGTGAGAGCAGGGCGATGACCGCCGCAAAGCTGGGGTTGGCGGCGCTCGCCGATGCCGATCTGCCGATGGTGGACGCATTGCACGGCTGGATGAAGCGCGCCGAAGTCGACATGACCCTGTTTTTCCGCGCGCTGGCCGAAGTCGATCTCCTGAAGCCGGATCCGGCGCTGTTCCTCGATGCCTTCTACGATGACGCAAAGCGCCTCGAGACGGCCGACGAATTCTCCGGCTGGTTGCGGCTGTATGCGGACCGCTGTCGCCAGGAGGGTCTGGATGCGGCCCAGCGGCGGGCGCGCATGAATGCGGCCAACCCGCGTTACGTCATGCGCAATTACCTGGCGCAGCAGGCCATCGATGCGGCGGAGCAGGGCGATTACGGTCCCGTTCGCAGTCTGCTGGACGTGATGCGCCGGCCCTACGACGAGCAACCCGAGCGCGCGGCGTACGCGCAGCGCAGGCCCGACTGGGCGCGCGAGCGCGCCGGGTGTTCGATGCTCTCCTGCAGTTCCTGA
- a CDS encoding type II toxin-antitoxin system RatA family toxin, whose product MADVKKLVLIEFTPAQMFDLVDRCEDYPLFLPWCGGADVHERTESVTAATLHINYHGIKAHFSTVNAKRRPTEMDIRLKEGPFTHLHGSWRFTPLGETACKIEFSLHYEFSSRLLEKALGPVFSHIANTFVDSFVKRAAQVYPRP is encoded by the coding sequence ATGGCCGATGTCAAGAAACTGGTCCTGATCGAATTCACCCCGGCGCAGATGTTCGACCTGGTGGATCGGTGCGAGGACTACCCGTTGTTCCTGCCCTGGTGTGGCGGTGCAGACGTGCATGAGCGCACCGAGAGCGTCACCGCGGCTACGCTGCACATCAACTACCACGGCATCAAGGCCCACTTCAGCACGGTCAATGCCAAACGCCGGCCCACCGAGATGGACATCCGCCTGAAGGAAGGGCCGTTTACCCATCTGCATGGCAGCTGGCGTTTCACGCCGCTGGGCGAAACCGCCTGCAAGATCGAGTTCAGCCTGCACTACGAGTTCTCCAGCAGGCTGCTGGAGAAAGCGTTGGGGCCGGTGTTCAGCCACATTGCCAACACCTTCGTCGATTCCTTCGTGAAGCGCGCAGCGCAGGTTTATCCACGCCCATGA
- a CDS encoding LysR family transcriptional regulator has translation MRRLDLNLLVTLDALLTELNVTRAAERLHLSQPTVSVQLAKLREMFGDPLLLPGPRGVRPTARADALREPLQDALKALERAVAPASPFDPGLARQNWRVAATDYGASTILLPALTTLRAAAPNTRLAVVELQPATLVQRSERGDIDLAFHISSEAPPGLHQRLLFAEHYVLAGRVGHPRLTVRPTLAEFCELEHVIVSPNGGGFHGVTDTALAALGMTRKVALSVPHFLFLSATLARTDLVAMVPSRLVRDNTALQVVDTPLELPGFEMVMLWHERVHRDPAHQWLREQIAGAV, from the coding sequence TTGCGACGTCTCGACCTCAATCTGCTGGTAACGCTGGACGCATTGCTGACCGAACTGAACGTCACGCGTGCAGCCGAGCGCCTGCATCTGTCACAACCGACGGTCAGCGTCCAGCTTGCCAAGCTGCGTGAGATGTTCGGAGATCCGCTGTTGCTGCCGGGCCCGCGCGGCGTGCGCCCAACCGCCCGCGCCGACGCGCTGCGCGAGCCGCTGCAAGACGCACTCAAAGCACTCGAGCGGGCTGTGGCGCCCGCTTCCCCATTCGATCCGGGTCTGGCACGCCAGAACTGGCGCGTGGCTGCCACCGACTATGGCGCATCGACAATCCTCCTGCCGGCGCTGACTACGCTGCGGGCCGCAGCCCCCAACACCCGCCTGGCTGTTGTGGAACTGCAACCCGCCACCCTGGTGCAACGGTCGGAACGCGGCGACATCGATCTCGCGTTCCACATCAGCTCGGAAGCCCCTCCCGGCCTGCACCAGCGGCTGTTGTTCGCCGAGCATTACGTGCTCGCGGGCCGAGTCGGACACCCGCGCTTGACTGTTCGCCCCACCCTTGCCGAATTCTGCGAACTCGAACACGTGATCGTGTCGCCCAACGGCGGTGGATTTCACGGCGTCACCGACACTGCCCTTGCTGCACTCGGAATGACACGAAAGGTCGCGCTCTCGGTGCCGCACTTCCTCTTCCTCAGCGCCACCCTCGCCCGCACCGACCTGGTGGCGATGGTCCCGTCGCGGCTGGTCCGCGACAACACCGCGTTACAGGTCGTGGATACGCCACTGGAACTGCCCGGCTTCGAGATGGTGATGCTGTGGCACGAACGCGTCCACCGCGACCCGGCGCACCAGTGGTTGCGGGAGCAGATTGCCGGCGCCGTCTGA
- a CDS encoding RnfH family protein: protein MNTPDLIHVEVVYAQPHNAELVRLQLPAGASAGDAVAASGLLEKYPELEIDGRNKLGIFSRPIKADAALRDRDRVEIYRPLIADPKAVRKKRADEGKAMKKGGGEGG, encoded by the coding sequence ATGAATACCCCCGACCTGATTCACGTCGAGGTTGTCTATGCACAGCCCCACAATGCAGAACTGGTCCGGCTGCAACTTCCCGCAGGGGCGAGTGCAGGTGATGCCGTTGCCGCTTCCGGCCTGCTCGAAAAGTATCCCGAGCTGGAGATCGATGGACGCAACAAGCTGGGCATCTTCTCGCGCCCGATCAAAGCGGATGCCGCGCTGCGCGACCGCGACCGGGTGGAGATCTACCGGCCCTTGATTGCCGACCCCAAGGCCGTCCGTAAAAAACGGGCCGATGAAGGCAAGGCGATGAAGAAGGGCGGCGGCGAGGGCGGGTAA
- the smpB gene encoding SsrA-binding protein SmpB: MSIIDNRKAYHDYFIEEKYEAGLVLEGWEVKAIRAGRANIKEAYIIVRGEEIFILGMHITPLASASTHIRTDPTRTRKLLLHGAEIARLIGKVERAGFTLVPLDLHYAKGRVKAEIGLAKGKKQYDKREDEKKRDWEREKQRLMRVKA, from the coding sequence ATGAGCATCATCGATAATCGCAAGGCTTATCACGACTATTTCATCGAGGAAAAGTACGAGGCCGGCCTCGTCCTCGAAGGATGGGAGGTGAAGGCGATCCGCGCCGGCCGCGCCAATATCAAGGAGGCCTACATCATCGTGCGCGGTGAGGAAATCTTCATCCTCGGCATGCACATCACTCCGCTCGCCAGCGCCTCCACCCACATTCGCACCGACCCCACCCGCACCCGCAAGCTGCTACTTCATGGCGCCGAGATCGCGCGCCTCATCGGCAAGGTCGAACGCGCAGGATTCACCTTGGTGCCGCTGGACCTCCACTATGCCAAGGGCCGCGTGAAGGCCGAGATCGGGCTGGCGAAAGGCAAGAAGCAGTACGACAAGCGCGAAGACGAGAAAAAGCGCGACTGGGAGCGCGAGAAGCAGCGCCTGATGCGGGTGAAAGCGTAG
- a CDS encoding ABC transporter permease produces the protein MMAGFQPVLLWTDALLFLLLLAGVGVVLHARAQPPLRQAWRKVGERATGMVSACVLGVFIVIGVMDSLHYRPQLAQLEGAAGPSETYSAEVLSLLDRVLEPLRLNTEKTYSAPLAATLYQRETVETGGGQVRTYPRLQHGGAHLQAPEAEFAPDLARRLGHAAGLAVVASVALLAALAVGLAARHGGPIRAAAAVLAGRTVLAWRAAWVACSIIALVVAVVVMLAPYYHVLGTDKVGQDVLYLSLKSVRTALVIGTVTTLVMLPFAIALGIAAGYLGGWVDDAVQYVYTVLNAIPSVLLIAAAVLMMQVVIDTHPHWFGTAAERSDARLLALCFILGITSWTGLCRLLRGETLKLRELEYVQAARAFGVGTTGILRRHILPNVMHIVLIALVMDFSGLVLAEAVLSYVGIGVDPTTISFGTMINLARAELAREPMVWWSLAAAFVFMFVLVLAANLFADVVRDAFDPRWR, from the coding sequence ATGATGGCGGGCTTTCAACCCGTGCTGTTGTGGACCGACGCGCTGCTGTTCCTGCTGCTGCTCGCCGGCGTTGGGGTGGTCCTGCATGCGCGCGCGCAACCGCCACTGCGGCAGGCCTGGCGCAAGGTGGGCGAGCGCGCGACCGGCATGGTGTCGGCGTGCGTGCTGGGGGTGTTCATCGTGATCGGCGTGATGGACAGCCTGCATTACCGGCCGCAACTGGCGCAGCTGGAAGGGGCTGCGGGGCCCTCAGAAACCTACTCGGCCGAGGTCCTGAGCCTGCTCGACCGGGTGCTGGAGCCACTGCGGCTGAATACCGAGAAGACCTATTCGGCGCCGCTCGCCGCCACCCTGTACCAGCGCGAAACCGTGGAAACCGGGGGCGGGCAGGTTCGGACGTATCCGCGCCTGCAGCACGGTGGTGCCCACCTGCAGGCGCCGGAAGCGGAGTTCGCCCCGGATCTGGCCCGCCGCCTGGGGCACGCAGCGGGGTTGGCGGTGGTCGCCAGCGTCGCGCTGCTGGCGGCGCTGGCGGTGGGCCTTGCCGCCCGTCATGGCGGGCCGATCCGGGCCGCCGCCGCGGTGCTTGCGGGCCGTACCGTGCTGGCGTGGCGTGCGGCGTGGGTCGCATGCAGCATCATCGCGCTGGTCGTCGCGGTGGTGGTGATGCTGGCGCCGTACTACCACGTGCTCGGTACCGACAAAGTCGGCCAGGACGTGCTCTATCTCTCCCTGAAGAGCGTGCGGACCGCCCTCGTGATCGGGACCGTCACCACGCTGGTGATGCTGCCGTTCGCCATCGCGCTCGGCATCGCCGCGGGCTACCTGGGCGGGTGGGTGGATGACGCCGTGCAGTACGTCTATACGGTGCTCAACGCGATTCCCTCGGTGCTGTTGATCGCCGCCGCCGTGCTGATGATGCAGGTGGTGATCGATACCCACCCGCACTGGTTCGGCACTGCGGCGGAGCGTTCCGATGCGCGCCTGCTTGCGCTGTGCTTCATTCTCGGCATTACCAGCTGGACCGGCTTGTGCCGGCTGCTGCGGGGCGAAACGCTCAAGCTGCGCGAACTCGAATACGTCCAGGCCGCGCGGGCCTTCGGGGTTGGCACCACAGGCATCCTGCGCCGCCACATCCTGCCCAACGTCATGCACATCGTGCTGATCGCCCTGGTCATGGATTTTTCGGGGCTGGTGCTTGCCGAGGCGGTGCTGTCCTATGTCGGGATCGGGGTCGATCCCACCACCATCAGCTTCGGCACCATGATCAACCTGGCGCGGGCGGAACTGGCGCGCGAGCCCATGGTGTGGTGGTCGCTTGCCGCGGCCTTCGTGTTCATGTTCGTGCTGGTCCTGGCGGCCAACCTGTTTGCCGACGTCGTGCGCGACGCCTTCGATCCGCGCTGGCGCTGA
- the guaB gene encoding IMP dehydrogenase — protein sequence MRVIQKALTFDDVLLVPAHSTVLPRDVSLQTQLTRRIRINIPLVSAAMDTVTEARLAIALAQEGGLGIVHKNLTPKQQAAEVSKVKRFESGVLKDPITIPPTMSVREVVALTRQHRFSGLPVLEGKKVVGIVTNRDLRFETNLDQPVSAIMTPQSRLVTVKEGGSLEDARALMHKHRLERVLVLNDEGELRGLITVKDMMKSTEHPLAAKDELGRLRVGAAIGVGAGTEERAELLADAGVDVLVVDTAHGHSQGVLDRVNWVKKNFPNVEVIGGNIATGDAARALADSGADAVKVGIGPGSICTTRIIAGVGVPQITAVDNVATALAGTGVPLIADGGIRFSGDIAKALAAGANAVMLGGLFAGTEESPGETVLYQGRSYKSYRGMGSLGAMQQGAADRYFQDSSANVDKLVPEGIEGRVPYKGAVTAVIHQLIGGVRASMGYLGCESIGAMHERAQFVEITSAGVRESHVHDVQITKEAPNYHVD from the coding sequence ATGCGAGTGATCCAGAAGGCGCTGACGTTCGATGACGTCCTTCTCGTTCCCGCCCACTCGACGGTCCTACCGCGCGATGTGAGCCTGCAGACCCAGCTCACGCGCCGCATCCGCATCAACATCCCGCTGGTTTCCGCCGCGATGGATACCGTCACCGAGGCCCGCCTCGCGATCGCACTCGCTCAGGAAGGCGGACTGGGCATCGTCCACAAGAACCTCACTCCGAAGCAGCAGGCGGCCGAAGTCAGCAAGGTCAAGCGCTTCGAATCCGGCGTGCTGAAGGACCCGATCACGATTCCGCCGACGATGAGCGTGCGTGAAGTCGTGGCGCTCACGCGCCAGCACCGCTTCTCCGGCCTGCCCGTGCTCGAAGGCAAGAAGGTCGTCGGCATCGTCACCAATCGCGACCTTCGTTTCGAAACCAATCTCGATCAGCCCGTGTCGGCCATCATGACGCCGCAGTCGCGCTTGGTGACCGTTAAAGAAGGTGGCAGCCTCGAAGATGCGCGGGCGCTGATGCACAAGCATCGCCTCGAGCGCGTGCTGGTGCTCAACGACGAGGGTGAACTGCGCGGCCTCATCACCGTGAAGGACATGATGAAGTCCACCGAGCACCCGCTCGCGGCGAAGGACGAGCTCGGCCGTCTGCGCGTCGGCGCGGCGATCGGTGTCGGGGCCGGCACCGAAGAGCGCGCGGAACTGCTCGCCGACGCCGGCGTGGATGTGCTGGTGGTGGATACCGCGCACGGCCATTCGCAGGGCGTGCTCGACCGCGTGAACTGGGTCAAGAAGAACTTCCCCAACGTCGAGGTGATCGGCGGCAACATCGCCACCGGCGACGCGGCGCGTGCGCTGGCCGATTCGGGCGCTGATGCGGTGAAGGTGGGTATCGGCCCCGGCTCGATCTGCACCACGCGCATCATCGCCGGCGTGGGCGTTCCGCAGATCACCGCGGTCGACAACGTCGCAACGGCGCTGGCCGGCACCGGCGTTCCGCTGATCGCGGACGGCGGCATCCGCTTCTCCGGCGATATCGCCAAGGCGCTTGCCGCCGGTGCCAACGCGGTGATGCTGGGCGGCCTGTTCGCGGGTACCGAGGAATCGCCGGGCGAAACCGTGTTGTATCAGGGCCGTTCCTACAAGTCCTACCGCGGCATGGGCTCGCTCGGTGCGATGCAGCAGGGCGCAGCCGACCGCTATTTCCAGGACAGTTCGGCCAATGTGGACAAACTGGTACCCGAAGGTATCGAAGGGCGCGTGCCTTACAAGGGCGCCGTCACCGCCGTGATCCACCAACTGATCGGTGGCGTCCGCGCCTCCATGGGCTATCTTGGCTGCGAGAGCATCGGCGCCATGCACGAACGCGCCCAGTTCGTCGAGATCACCTCGGCGGGTGTGCGCGAATCCCACGTGCATGACGTTCAGATCACCAAGGAAGCGCCCAACTATCACGTCGATTAA